In Primulina eburnea isolate SZY01 chromosome 3, ASM2296580v1, whole genome shotgun sequence, one DNA window encodes the following:
- the LOC140827285 gene encoding geranylgeranyl pyrophosphate synthase, chloroplastic-like, whose amino-acid sequence MRSLNLVDPLVQSGSILKRPLPCRSLIGLVYNPRIVCKPDFSKSREAISSLSVSAIVTEQEAKVWTLEEESPFDFKAYVLEKANFVNKALDEAVSVKNPVVIHDSMRYSLLAGGKRVRPMLCIAACQVVGGQQSAAVPAACAVEMIHTMTLIHDDLPCMDNDDLRRGKPTNHKVFGEDVAVLAGDSLLAFAFEFLATGTIGVAPDRVLAVIGELAKSIGTEGLVAGQVVDLSCTGNTSVGLDTLEFIHLHKTAALLEASVVLGAILGGGNDVEVEKLRIFARKIGLLFQVVDDILDVTKSSAELGKTAGKDLATDKTTYPKLLGLEKAREFALKLNEEAKEQLVGFDPCKAAPLVALADYIAYRQN is encoded by the exons atgAGATCTTTAAATCTTGTGGATCCATTGGTTCAATCTGGCTCGATTTTGAAGAGACCATTGCCGTGTAGATCCTTAATTGGACTCGTTTACAATCCCAGAATCGTTTGCAAGCCCGATTTTTCCAAATCGAGGGAGGCCATTTCTTCTTTGAGCGTGTCCGCTATTGTTACGGAACAGGAAGCAAAAGTCTGGACCTTGGAAGAGGAATCCCCTTTCGATTTCAAAGCTTACGTTTTAGAAAAGGCCAATTTTGTGAACAAAGCTTTAGACGAGGCGGTCTCGGTGAAGAATCCGGTGGTGATTCACGATTCGATGAGGTACTCTTTGTTGGCTGGTGGAAAAAGGGTCCGCCCTATGTTGTGCATTGCCGCCTGTCAGGTTGTCGGCGGCCAGCAGTCCGCCGCTGTGCCCGCTGCCTGCGCGGTGGAGATGATTCACACTATGACCCTTATTCATGATGATTTGCCGTGTATGGACAATGACGACCTCCGCCGTGGAAAGCCCACTAATCACAAAGTGTTCGGCGAGGATGTGGCCGTTTTGGCCG GCGATTCGTTGCTGGCCTTTGCATTTGAATTTCTGGCGACTGGCACTATCGGAGTGGCCCCGGACAGGGTTTTGGCGGTTATTGGGGAATTAGCGAAGTCAATTGGGACGGAGGGGCTGGTGGCAGGGCAGGTGGTGGATCTGAGCTGCACGGGGAACACAAGTGTAGGATTGGATACTTTAGAGTTCATACACTTGCATAAAACTGCTGCATTACTCGAGGCTTCTGTGGTTTTGGGAGCAATTTTGGGCGGAGGGAATGACGTTGAAGTTGAGAAATTAAGGATATTTGCTAGGAAAATAGGGCTGCTGTTTCAGGTGGTGGATGATATATTAGATGTTACAAAATCATCAGCTGAGCTGGGGAAAACTGCTGGTAAAGATTTGGCCACGGATAAAACGACGTATCCGAAGTTACTTGGATTGGAAAAGGCTAGGGAGTTTGCTCTGAAGTTGAATGAGGAGGCTAAGGAGCAGCTGGTTGGTTTTGATCCCTGTAAGGCAGCACCGCTGGTTGCGTTGGCTGATTACATTGCTTATAGGCAGAACTAG
- the LOC140827083 gene encoding uncharacterized protein yields the protein MSAADIHLHLKEIYGVQTHLERHATVKELMTTRLRDVTSVHEHGVKMIGFVGKLMGLDVVIPSELSTDILLLALPSSFNGFVVNFNMNKLEATLEELVNILTTYEATIKKEKLVLLVGSSSCTKKEPKIEGLYRII from the coding sequence atgagtgctgctgacattcacctTCATCTGAAAGAGATCTATGGTGTACAAACTCACTTAGAGAGACATGCTACTGTtaaagaactcatgactacacgccTGCGAGATGTGACTTcagtccatgagcatggtgttaaGATGATTGGTTTCGTTGGAAAGTTGATGGGACTCGACGTGGTTATTCCTAGTGAGTTATCGACTGATATTCTCTTGTTGGCACTGCCTTCGTCGTTCAATGGATTTGTGGTAAAttttaatatgaacaagcttgaggccacccttgaagagttggtcaatatACTCACTACTTATGAGGCCACAATCAAGAAAGAAAAGCTTGTTCTTCTAGTGGGCTCTTCGTCCTGTACGAAAAAGGAGCCTAAAATAGAGGGATTATATCGAATCATCTAA